One genomic window of bacterium includes the following:
- the lpdA gene encoding dihydrolipoyl dehydrogenase: MDSFDLVVVGGGPAGYVGAIRAAQLGLRSALVEREKIGGTCLHVGCIPTKVLLHTAQLLEDVRRAAEFGIAVGEPRLDMAALHRRRERVVTTNFRGVEYQMRTNGITVIPGDARLLDPTHIRVTAADGSTMDVQAAAVLLATGSTPRSLPGVTIDNERVLDSTGALRLAEVPGSIAIIGAGAVGSEFASIFAAFGAKVTLIEYLPSCLPLEDEEVSAVLTKALQRRGVTVKTGAAVTGVRPDAGGVRVALRTGDAEEAVAADYALVAVGRAPLVDGLGLEAIGLGVERGALPVDERMRTSVDTIYAAGDVIGGLLLAHVASAEAVVAVEAIAGRTPPRLDPNLMPRCTYSIPQVASVGLTERQAKEAGHDVVVGRGQFMANARAAILNRREGLVKIVADRELGEILGVHLAGPEVTELLPEAVLGKSLEATALEIGQAVHAHPTLSEAIHEAALGALGRAIHG; this comes from the coding sequence ATGGATTCGTTTGATCTCGTGGTCGTCGGCGGCGGGCCGGCCGGCTACGTCGGCGCCATTCGCGCCGCGCAGCTCGGGCTCCGCAGCGCCCTTGTCGAGCGCGAGAAGATCGGCGGAACCTGCCTCCACGTCGGCTGCATCCCGACGAAGGTGCTGCTCCACACGGCGCAGCTGCTCGAGGACGTTCGCCGGGCTGCCGAGTTCGGGATCGCCGTGGGGGAGCCGCGCCTCGACATGGCGGCGCTGCACCGCCGCAGGGAGCGCGTCGTCACCACGAACTTCCGCGGCGTCGAGTATCAGATGCGCACGAACGGGATCACCGTGATTCCCGGCGACGCGCGTCTGCTCGATCCGACGCACATCCGCGTGACGGCGGCCGACGGATCGACGATGGACGTTCAGGCCGCGGCGGTGCTGCTCGCGACCGGCTCAACACCTAGAAGCCTGCCGGGCGTGACGATCGACAACGAGCGGGTGCTGGACAGCACCGGGGCGCTTCGGCTCGCGGAGGTGCCGGGCTCGATCGCGATCATCGGCGCCGGCGCCGTCGGCTCGGAGTTCGCGAGCATCTTCGCGGCGTTCGGGGCCAAGGTGACGCTGATCGAGTATCTGCCGTCGTGCCTGCCGCTCGAGGACGAAGAGGTGTCCGCGGTGCTCACGAAGGCGCTGCAGCGCCGCGGCGTGACGGTGAAGACCGGCGCGGCCGTGACGGGCGTCCGGCCGGACGCGGGCGGCGTGCGGGTCGCGCTGCGGACGGGCGATGCCGAGGAGGCGGTTGCCGCGGACTACGCGCTGGTCGCGGTGGGCCGCGCGCCGCTGGTCGACGGGCTCGGGCTCGAGGCGATCGGCCTCGGGGTGGAGCGCGGCGCGCTCCCGGTCGACGAGCGGATGCGGACCTCCGTCGACACGATCTACGCCGCGGGCGATGTGATCGGCGGCCTCCTGCTGGCGCACGTCGCATCCGCCGAGGCGGTCGTCGCCGTGGAGGCGATCGCGGGGCGCACTCCCCCGCGGCTCGATCCGAATCTGATGCCGCGATGCACGTATTCGATTCCGCAGGTGGCGAGCGTCGGCCTGACGGAGCGGCAGGCGAAGGAAGCCGGCCACGACGTCGTGGTCGGCCGCGGCCAGTTCATGGCCAACGCCCGTGCGGCGATCCTCAACCGCCGCGAGGGCCTCGTGAAGATCGTCGCGGACCGCGAACTGGGCGAGATCCTCGGCGTGCATCTCGCCGGTCCGGAGGTCACGGAGTTGCTGCCGGAGGCGGTGCTCGGCAAGAGCCTCGAGGCCACGGCGCTGGAGATCGGGCAGGCGGTCCACGCCCATCCCACGCTGTCGGAGGCGATACACGAGGCGGCGCTCGGCGCGCTCGGCCGGGCGATCCACGGGTAG
- a CDS encoding DUF2203 domain-containing protein yields the protein MRYFTVPEAQTLLPRLRETLEALRRTRDEAMLKKTQIEMLWKRLDAGEAVLGAVGEEQKRLDALATKLSGIAQQLEEIGCILRDVDAGLVDFPARVRGGRTVFLCWRLGEPAIAFWHGTGEGFAGRKPLAELPLDQA from the coding sequence GTGCGGTACTTCACCGTGCCGGAAGCGCAGACGCTCTTGCCGAGGCTGCGCGAGACGCTGGAAGCCCTGCGCCGCACCCGCGACGAGGCCATGCTGAAGAAGACCCAGATCGAGATGCTGTGGAAGCGTCTCGACGCCGGCGAGGCGGTGCTCGGCGCGGTCGGCGAAGAGCAGAAACGCCTCGACGCGCTCGCGACGAAGCTGTCGGGGATCGCGCAACAGCTCGAAGAGATCGGCTGCATCCTCCGGGACGTCGACGCCGGCCTCGTCGATTTCCCGGCGCGCGTGCGGGGCGGCCGGACCGTGTTTCTCTGCTGGCGGCTCGGCGAGCCCGCGATCGCGTTCTGGCACGGCACCGGCGAAGGCTTCGCCGGGCGCAAACCGCTCGCCGAGCTGCCGCTGGATCAGGCATGA
- a CDS encoding thiamine pyrophosphate-dependent dehydrogenase E1 component subunit alpha, with translation MSVPDTRAKPREDLTPKSLGLSEADVLDMYYYLRLARAVDDRMWALQRSGKAAFVISGQGHEGAQVGTVYALNTEKDWLVPFYRSVAAVLTKGMPAAEIFLIQLGKAPDPSSGGRQMPGHYGHRHYKILSTSSPVATQCLHAAGIAYAAKVRQTGEIALTELGDGSTSEGDFGEALNFAAIHRLGVIFVVENNGYAISVPLSKQMAVPNVAARAAGFGMAGVTVDGSHVLHAYAAARDAAARARRGEGPTLLEVMVPRLTAHSSDDQQEKYRPADEIARDRARDPVHVFTEELRGWGILSDVREREILSRIQHEIDLGTEMAEEAALPDPATAARWVYAEPPNPRFRA, from the coding sequence ATGAGCGTACCCGACACGCGGGCCAAGCCACGCGAGGATTTGACCCCGAAGAGCCTCGGGCTCAGCGAAGCCGACGTCCTCGACATGTACTACTATCTACGGCTCGCCCGCGCCGTCGACGACCGGATGTGGGCGCTGCAGCGCTCCGGGAAGGCGGCTTTCGTCATTTCGGGGCAGGGCCACGAGGGCGCCCAGGTCGGCACCGTCTACGCCCTCAACACCGAAAAAGACTGGCTGGTCCCGTTCTACCGCTCGGTAGCCGCGGTGCTCACGAAGGGCATGCCGGCCGCGGAGATCTTTCTGATCCAGCTCGGCAAGGCGCCCGACCCGAGCAGCGGCGGCCGGCAGATGCCCGGGCACTACGGGCACCGACACTACAAAATTCTGTCTACGAGCAGTCCCGTCGCGACACAGTGCCTCCACGCGGCGGGCATCGCCTACGCCGCGAAGGTCCGGCAGACCGGCGAGATCGCGCTGACCGAGCTCGGCGACGGCTCGACGAGCGAAGGCGACTTTGGCGAGGCGCTCAACTTCGCGGCGATCCACCGGCTCGGCGTCATCTTCGTCGTCGAGAACAACGGCTACGCGATCTCGGTACCGCTCAGCAAGCAGATGGCGGTGCCGAACGTCGCGGCGCGCGCGGCCGGCTTCGGCATGGCCGGCGTGACCGTCGACGGCAGCCACGTGCTGCACGCCTACGCGGCGGCGAGGGACGCCGCGGCGCGGGCCCGCCGAGGCGAGGGGCCGACGCTGCTCGAGGTCATGGTGCCGCGCTTGACGGCGCACAGCAGCGACGACCAGCAGGAAAAATACCGTCCGGCCGACGAGATCGCGCGGGACCGCGCGCGCGACCCCGTGCACGTCTTTACCGAAGAATTGCGCGGCTGGGGCATTCTCAGCGACGTACGCGAGAGGGAAATCCTCTCCCGCATCCAGCACGAGATCGACCTCGGGACCGAGATGGCGGAGGAGGCGGCGCTGCCCGATCCCGCCACGGCTGCGCGGTGGGTCTACGCCGAGCCCCCGAACCCGCGGTTTCGCGCCTAG